The Triticum dicoccoides isolate Atlit2015 ecotype Zavitan chromosome 6A, WEW_v2.0, whole genome shotgun sequence genome has a window encoding:
- the LOC119317079 gene encoding S-adenosylmethionine decarboxylase proenzyme-like: MAVSAIGFEGYEKRLEITFSEAPVFTDPNGRGLRALSRAQIDSVLDLAKCTIVSELSNDKFDSYVLSESSLFIYPYKVVIKTCGYTKLLLAIPRILELAEELSLPLAAVKYSRGTFIFPEAQPSPHKNFSDEVAFLNGYFGGLKSGGNAYVIGDPAKPGQKWHVYYATQQPEQPMVNLEMCMTGLDKKKASVFFKTSADGYTSCAKEMTKLSGISEIIPEMEICDFDFEPCGYSMNAIHGSAFSTIHVTPEDGFSYASYEVMGLDPASMVLRSFGPSEFSVAVTIFGGRNLAGTWGERLNVGVYDSTNMVVQELPDGGALIYQSFTAVGEDSTGSPRSVLNCNVHGNLESGSKMDAFLCWEDDAAQEKDERGAVKRMKSC; the protein is encoded by the coding sequence ATGGCCGTCTCTGCGATTGGGTTTGAGGGATATGAGAAGCGCCTGGAGATCACCTTCTCTGAAGCGCCAGTCTTCACTGACCCCAATGGCAGGGGATTGCGTGCTCTCTCTCGTGCCCAGATCGACTCGGTTCTTGATCTTGCCAAGTGCACCATTGTATCTGAGCTCTCTAATGACAAGTTTGACTCGTATGTCCTCTCTGAATCAAGCCTCTTCATCTACCCGTACAAGGTTGTGATCAAGACCTGCGGTTACACCAAGCTCCTGCTGGCCATTCCAAGGATTCTTGAGCTTGCTGAGGAGTTGTCCCTGCCACTTGCTGCTGTGAAGTACTCCCGTGGGACATTCATATTCCCTGAGGCACAGCCTTCTCCACACAAGAACTTCTCTGATGAGGTTGCCTTCCTGAATGGCTACTTTGGTGGACTCAAGTCTGGCGGCAATGCCTATGTCATTGGTGATCCTGCAAAGCCAGGCCAGAAGTGGCATGTCTACTATGCCACCCAGCAGCCTGAGCAGCCCATGGTCAACCTTGAGATGTGCATGACTGGTCTGGACAAGAAGAAAGCTTCTGTCTTCTTCAAGACCTCTGCTGATGGCTACACATCTTGTGCCAAGGAGATGACCAAGCTCTCTGGCATCTCTGAAATAATCCCGGAGATGGAGATCTGTGACTTTGATTTCGAGCCATGTGGCTACTCCATGAACGCCATCCATGGCTCTGCTTTCTCCACCATTCATGTcactcctgaggacggcttcagctATGCTAGCTATGAGGTCATGGGGTTGGACCCTGCCTCCATGGTGCTGAGATCCTTTGGCCCGTCTGAATTCTCTGTTGCTGTGACCATCTTTGGCGGTCGCAACCTTGCTGGCACCTGGGGGGAGAGGCTGAATGTTGGGGTCTATGATAGTACCAACATGGTCGTCCAGGAGCTGCCTGACGGGGGCGCTCTCATCTACCAGAGCTTCACTGCTGTCGGCGAAGACTCCACCGGGTCACCAAGATCTGTCCTGAACTGCAACGTTCATGGCAATTTAGAGAGCGGCTCCAAGATGGATGCTTTCCTTTGCTGGGAAGACGATGCTGCGCAGGAGAAGGATGAGAGGGGGGCTGTTAAGAGGATGAAGAGCTGCTGA